In Ramlibacter sp., the sequence TCGGGGTCGTCCAGCCCGCCGGGGAACCAGGCGCGCACCGCGGGCGACCAGAGCCTTTCGGCCTGGGCACGGTCGTCGGACAGGCTGGCCGAGCCGGACACCGAGACATAGCTGTCGGCGTCGGTGTTGGCATAGGCCACGTTCACATGGTCGTCCTGCGCGATGCGCTGGGCCAGGTGCGAACCGCGCGAGATGAAGAAGTACAGCGGCGTGCCTTCGTCGAACGAGCGGTTCTGCGTGGTCAGCGGCTGGGAGTGCAGCTGGCCGTCCGCGTC encodes:
- a CDS encoding pyridoxamine 5'-phosphate oxidase family protein — translated: MTDRDMTHYTLWNIIKTTRFCMLTHRDADGQLHSQPLTTQNRSFDEGTPLYFFISRGSHLAQRIAQDDHVNVAYANTDADSYVSVSGSASLSDDRAQAERLWSPAVRAWFPGGLDDPDLALLIVWPHHAEFWDVKESKVVQVLKMAKAALTGKPPRSLGEHQKVDAL